gcccggagccggaaaagcctgcttgggtggccgaaatgacaaaactcattcgggctgtgtcgctacaggcggcacgaaacacaagccctggtcccagggtctgctggggttgtggccagccaggccatctgcgccgagattgcccatgtcccccagagctcagggaaacggctcggggtccgcatagaccgggtagtgcggaccctggctttctatcccaaccaccatcatcttcaggaggagcccaccggcacagacgggaagcaaggctccacttcccccagaagcagacgagggcaagcggatggagcctgttgttgtggtgggccggacctgtgttggggacttttgtcatgtccctgtcatTGTGGaggggtgccctgctccgccctggtggacactgggtccacagtaaccctggtgaggccagatattgtgccaggttggactcagtgtgagcctacaactgtgcagctccgcacagtcacaggtgagctggcacccatgaaagggaagggaataatgactctgactgtagggggcaggactgtgcgtcatcctgtgtgggtggcggctgtgcaggacccttgtatcctggggttggactttcttaggagcacaggctgccagttagacctaaataggggcacactgagcttccagggagggacggaagtcaccatggctccccctaatgtcacattcactcaacccaacaaaccctttactccaacagttaaagcagcagagactcatggctgcgcccctcccccacagctgtgtgtgacttttccccagtccccctgtcacctacggcagtgtgttacattcccccagctacctccatgacacagccctctgtgagcccgggccgcaacccccagcccagctaccccagatgggagaggagaggacactgtctgcagtgagggagatatgggggaggaactgtgttggtcttgaccccgagcagcaggaacggttgtggcagttgctgtttgaagtcagagacagctttgcgttgagtgaggaagaggtgggtcagactcatctggtgcagcatgagatcgacacagatgatgctcgacccatcaagatgcgtccccgccgtatcccgctggcacgccaggaggcggcagacaaggctgtgttggagatgcagcgggcagacttcattgagccctcagacagcccctgggcggcgccagtcgtcatggttccgaagaagggggcaagctgaggttctgtgcggactacaggcggctgaatgaggtaaccaggaaggactcataccccataccacgtatcgatgagtcgctggacctggttaggggtcctcctggttctcctcactagacctccgcagtggctactggcaggtgcccctctccccagaggccagagccaaaactgcgttctccactaacagaggacactggcagttcaaggtcctgtgctttggcctgtgcaacgccccagctacttttgagcgtttgatggacagggtgctggatggcatcccccgacagcagtgtctggtatacctcgatgacattctggcccatggcagctccttccagtcagccctggggcgctacggcgtgtgctggagagggtggctgccgcaggtctgaagctccaccccgagaagtgccacttcatgaggagagaggtgtccttcttgggccaccaagtggggaaggagggaatcagcaccatggaggacaaggtaggggctgtcagagactggcccacccccaccgaccagcgtcagctgaagagcttcctgggcctggcctcgtactacaggaggtttgtacggggcttctcaagcgttgctgctccactgaaccgcctgctgccaaaggacaaggctttcacttggacagtggagtgtgaggaggtgTTCAACACgctcaaacgtgcactgatcggggcccccgtgctcgcccccctgacctcaccttgccctttatcctggacacagacgcgagcaatgtgggcatgggtggggtgctggcccaggtggggccagagggggagagagtggtggcgtacttcagcaaaacatttgacaaacatgagcgccgctactgtgtcacccggcgggagctcttggctgttgtggcttccgtcaaacacttcaagtactacctgggtggtctgccctttactgtaaggactgaccactctgctctccagtggctcatgtctttcagagagccagaggggcaggtggcacgctggttggaggagcttcagccgtatgacttcacggtggtgcacagggcaggggcacgccactccaacgccgacgccatgtcccgtcggccctgtactgcagacggctgccgccactgtgaacagagagagggacgggagagagagctgcgggcagaggagggtgtctgtgccacagtgtgtcgggcgagcgggcctgtctgctgcgagctgcagactgtcaacgtggctgaatggcggcagcagcagggacgggacacagacctacagccagtgctacagtgggtagaggcgcaggtgaggccaccatgggaagaggtgacagcgctctcactcgcgaccaaagggttgtggtcgaagtttgagagactgcggctggctgatggcgtgctacagcgggcatagaaggagtcagctacgggagaggagaggtggcaggtggtggtcgcaaaagcattgcgggaggctgtgctccagagtaatcatgtgggggtggggactggacactttggggtcacaaaaacactgcgccgtctccgtcagggcttctactgggggcagcacaagagggatgtggaggacttttgtcgccgctgtgacaactgcacagcgagaaagggccccccaggccgctctcatgctcagctccaacagttcccagtgggggctcccatggagagggtgggagtggatgtagttgggccgttccccaccacagacagtggaaaccgctgggtgctcacggccatggactatttcacaaaatggcccgaggcctatgctctgcctgaccaggaggcagagaccatcgtcgacgccctgacagcgaggatgttcagcaggtttggagctgcagagtccatccacagcgaccaaggcagaaactttgagtcccgtgtgttcgccaccatgtgtgagaggctgggtatgcacaagacccgcactactcctctccatcctcaaagtgatggccttgtggagcgcttcaacaaaacgcttggacagcagctggccatcgtctcttccaaacacaagcgtgactgggacaagcacctgcctatggtcctcatggcatgccgctccgctgtccaagactccacctcctgcacgcctgccctcctcatgctggggagagatccgcacccctgcggagatggcgtttggtcggcccctggatagccctcatgttcctccggggccggagtatgcccggagactccaggaccgcctggagacagcccacaccttcgctagagagcagctggtgaatgcaggtgtgaggcagaaaaggaactatgacgtgcacacccggggaaggcactttgtggctggggagctggtctgggtctacagccccctaaggaaaaaaggcagatgccccaagttggacagtcactgggtgggaccctgcagtgtcctggagagggtagggaggttgtgtaccgggtgcagcttcctcccagggggagaaaggtggcactgcaccgggacaggttagccccatacagaggggcctcttttccccaaaccccaggaacccccacaattcccctctctggcaatgacattctccaggcacccaccctcaggtgccgcagacaaggctccagacagcccactccccctgtctccccccctgtgtcaccgcgtggtttcccagagccacggactgtattacccgttcccgcttccttgtcccccatatccctgccttcatcccctggttcccagaggggcactctgcgaccatcacggccacgcaggcaaaggagacctccgggtcgcttcagagactttgtttgttccctcgggacgagggactttgtggtgggggggctgtgtagcgacccgcacagacagctgtgtgttatgtgttaggctaggaggtggttgtgttgtactgaccagtacccggtgttcgcggggtccgacatgtcaatcaacctgctatctgccaatcacgggaatgcctggaatgttctgatgccgggcatcctggtggttggcggagtggcgtggaggggggttgggcaggggggtggagcattggaagttaagaccaggttcagcctttattctctctctcttacgcctgggcttcccaagagaaggtcacgattggcttgtgggttatctgtcatctttttggcgtgtgctacggcccaaacagtagcctgtgtaaagttggtttaataaaccgtcaattcgcaaactcaagcctctgtctggacaattgttcatttatgatctagtcaggtcattacaatatgcttcactatttgtatttttctgaaattcactgagtagAATGGTCCTCCCCGTCCTCATCTGAGGAGCCttcactgagacacacacactggcaggCAGAGTGAAGGTTTACTGTACTTACAGCTGTTTACCTACACCTTGTTTTCATTGATTTAGTTAGCTAGGTACATTCGATTATCTACATTCTTGTGAGATTTATTTGCAAAGTGCCAGTGCATGCTGCTGTTGTTGGTAGTTAGCTGCCGTTAACTAGCTACGTTAGCTAATAACCTTTTCTTACATTGGACGCCGCTATAGTAACGGGTCGATAGCGACAATTGATAACCTTTCAGACAATTTTTTAAAAAAGTGTCTGAAAGGGGTATAAGTTAGCCAGATAGCCAGCCGTAGATACTAACGTAACAATGTTCACCTTGCAGTGTAATTACATAGTAGCAGCCCATATAACGTTAACTATCATGTAAATACACTTACCGTTAGTTACGGTGAAATGTTTATTACAAATAGCTAGACAACTAATAGATAGCCATGTCAGTGAGGGATGTGATGTCCAAGCCAACGTCATGAGCATTGACATTAGTTTGCAACTGAATATGAAGGCAGCCAAGCTGTGCTATCTTGCAATGTTGATATTTCTGGAATTACATCATAATAGATATCTTACCAATACAATTAAACACTCAGTGTCGACAGACGGTAAACCCCAGTCGCCTTCCCAGCAGTACAGCTCAGAGGTTGCCATCTGCGAGGGGACAGCCATCTTGAAATAATTGAACGACCTTTCACTCGGAAGTGATACCTCTCGTTGCCACTGACAACGTTTACATTTATTGTCAGACTCCAGACTTCTGTCTAGACGTTTTTGAAACTAGCCACCCCTTCCCATTGATTAACAATATTCTATCTATTACAATGGAACTTTGAACAACATTTGCCATTAGAAATATAATTCAACATATGTGCTCCCCCTATGTTTTTGCGGTGCAATATTTATCAGAATGTTGTAATTATTCTATAAACAGTGGTCAAATTGGTCCACCAAACTGTGGTAAACTCCCGGACTGTCTTTTCCAAATATTTGGAGCAGGACTTTGACCTGGAAAATGTTTCCAGTGTCTATGTCAGAATAgatttagcagatgttctgaatAAGGATAGCTTATTTTTTCTTCTAAACCAATACATGGCTTTTTAATATGTGTTTGAGGAAGATTAATGCTGGAATATTTCACTTTAACAGTTAAAGAGGCTTTTGTACTTTTGATATCTGTGGAAAATGAAAAACTCAGGCAAGGGATAATTCATACCTCACTATATGTTCTTAAGAGTGGTACTGTAACAAGAACTTTGAACTCAACCTGTCTATCCATAGGGCAGAATATAAAATATGAATGAAACTACTGTATAATCTATATCAAATGCTTCTCTTTTACTTTCTTTCACTCACTAAAGATTCATGTCAACAGGTCTACCTACAATGTAAGCATTgatagaaggagaagacagggaaGAATGATCCACCTAAAGGCAATGTTTTAATTAACCCACCCCGACGGAGCTCTTAAACATGGAAATAATGCTGTGTCTGTTTTGCAACAAACTCAGCTCAGCAGCTGGCAGAGCCCGTGCCAAAGGGACATGCACAAGCCATGACATCATCAAACTGAGCAGGAGGAAAGGAGTTCACGCATTCCTATCAAGACGGGGGGAAGGGGGCAGGAGCCAAAAATCaccattccttccttccttccttacaaTGGTTCCACATCTAGTCCCTGCACACATTGAGAAATGTTAACCCCTCTCCCCAATTTCCCTCCCATGATCCTATACACTGATTATCAAACAGTCTACATATATGCTCAGTGTCAACACTTATTTTATAGATAGCACAACTGCATACCCCTCAATCTGACATGAATTACTTTAAGAAAGTCTCATGTGAAAGCAGCTGGTTGATCTTTTGAAGAGAAAAGGGGGACTTAGATTAAGTATTTTAGAGCAGTCTATATACTGGTCAGTTTCTAAAACTCCAATGTTTTACAATGGCAGTCAAAATGTCCAGGTTTCTGGTTTATggactgctatggcacctggaGGGTTGAATGGCCTCTGCTTACTCAGGGAGCATTTAAACAGAAACTAAGTTACACCTCTTTACTACCTTCTGGTGGACAGTGTCTGCAACATAATGATGTGTCAAGTGAAGTAAACTGGCACAGCCTACAATACAATTACTGATTTACAGCCAGTGTGTATGGGAACCATAAACTAATAATACAGAATATGAATACTGTATAgactggaggggcggcaggtagcttagtggttagagcgtcgggccagtaaccgaaaggttgctagatcaaatccccaagctgacaaggtagaaatctgtccttctgcccctgaacaaggcaattaacccactgttcctaggctgtaatcgtaaataagaaattgttcttaactgacttgcctagttaaataaaggttagataaataaatagataaTACATAAATTATTTCCACTTTCAAATAGCTTAAGGTCAAACACCATCTGTGTTTGGGTAAGAGTGTCCGCTAAAAATGATGTAAATCTGTGGGTTTGTGTTGCAACATCACAGACATGAAAGATGCTCCATCATTTAAGTTACAGAACGCACCTAACTTGTGAGATATTTTGAAATACTAAGAGGCAGAGCATTTGGACAAAAATGCTTACCATCAAATGGAGCTGTGCTGTTGAACATGCTGAGCTTTATGTGAAACAAACAGGATGTGCTATTTATGTTGGAGATTAAAAAGATTCCATCTGTGACTCATTTTTATTGCTGACTATTATCACAAAAATCTCATCAGCATATGACTAGAGAAATTAGTTCACTCCATAAATTAAACTTGTCTTAAATGTAATTTACATTTGGCTATTATTTCAACAAGACAAATGATTTTTAATCACAAAGCTTGTAAAATGACAACACAATCTGACTAAATAAGTTCCTAATTCTAAAGGCAAAAATCCTTACATCATTGACTCAAATAAGTAGGTCAGAAAACTTAAGCAAGAAAGCATTTTGACAAACCGATGACCCTGAATGAATAAGCACTTCTTTTATGTTTTTGTAGAAAATTTAATTCACATGTAAGGTCTTACTAGGGCAGCTTTAGCCTACTTATATTGTCTGTTTTTAGCAGCGGCTGTAGGTAAGTGTCTCCCACGACCAGCTCCAAACTTTAAACTGGCATATTGCACTTCAGTCAGACCCTGAATGACAAgaaaacaccatcatcatcatcatcattacaaaTTGTAATAGTAGAAAAGGTAGTAATAGTAAAATCTCACAAAAATAATACTAAGAATAGTATAATACacaaacatttatttaaaaatgttattttaCCTGTGCTCCGTCCTGGTTGTGCTCATAGGCTTGAAATATTTTCTTTCCTTTGGAAATATTATGATACAATATGTTAAAGATACTATTGATAGCCTATATAATATCCTGCTGCTATAGATGTAGAAAAGTCATCAATCATGAATAACTAATCAAACAGTACTTACGAGGGTCGTGTCTCAGTCTGCAGACATACAAGGTGATGACAATCACCACAATAGAAAGAAGGATACACATGCCGCCCAAAGAGATGGCCAGAAACATTCCCTGTCTGGACCTCTCCATTCCTAAAAATACACCATTTATTTTGACACATAAGAGTTCTACATCATTTTAAACTTAAACAGAGAGACATTCTAAACAAATGCAACCCATAGCCCTGGGGCGATCTCTCTTACCCATCCTGCTGACTGTCTTGTTCATCTTCACCCCACTGGTGCTCTCCATGACACAGGTGATCTCTTTACCTTCAGCCCAGGTATGGCCAGGTACAGAGAGCTGGACTCTGACAGTGGCTGGCTTCTCTGACTGAACCTCAGGTAAACGCTCTGAGGACTGAACCTtcccctccacctcccagtacaccctggcctgactggGATCCAGTCCAGACACCAGGCACAGGAGTGGGACTGGGGATGAGGGGGCCTCCTGCCAGTCCATAGGCACCAGGACCTCCAGAGTAGCTTCAGAGGTGATAGGGTCTGAAAGACAGAGGACATTACATGACATGGCATAACTACCAAATGTATACCTCCCAGGACTAGAAAATATGAACGCTAATATAAAGCATGGAGAAGCATCTGATCTTACCAGAGACTTCCAGCACACTCCCATTGCCCATGTTCAGCATGGCACCATTAAGCAGGGCACAGTAGAAGATGCCCACACTTGTCCTGTTGGCATTGATGATGTTCAGGAGGCAGGCCGTGTTGGTGTGGACACTGTAGGTTTTTTGAGGCCAGAGTGTGAGCTTTCTCATAGGTCCCACTTGCACCCATACGATATAAGAGCATTCCCCTCCCATTTCACTGATGTCACAGTGAAACGTCACATTGGTACCCTCTGCCACTGTTAGTGACCCTGGGTACTGGTATACCACTGCTCCTGCTGTGGGAGAGCATACACATAGTTAAAAGTCTGACTATAGAGACTAAATCATCTGCAACTTGATATTTAATGTACAGTCATATACAACAATAGTAGATGTTGTGCATTTCAATAATCTTACCAACAATCAAGTGTGCAAGGAGAAATGTCACCTGCATCCAACTTGAACACATCTTTAGGGTGAGGTGTTCTAGCACACATATCAAGTGCCAAACTGCTGAGATTGCCAAAGAGTGCGGAATATCTATGTACCGAAATAGGTCACGAACTCACACCACTCCTCCAGACAACAGAGCAGCACTGACTCAAGTCATCACATGGCTTAAAATGTGCTTCAAAGCGATGCATGAATAATGTCGCTGTTCTACAGCCTGGGGTATCATAAAAACAgacacttttatttattttttaaatcaatggAATTTCCTTCACACAAGTGAAAACAGTTAACAGTTGTAATATACTTTCAAAGCCTCAGGATTGCAAGCGggattacattttttacatcaatgtTGTGAAATAGGGTGGCAGAACAACGTGGTGGCGAATGTGCCAAGAAGTACAAAGAAGGTTAATCCACTTGACAGTGTTTGTATTATAATTCACCTCCCTGTCCTCAAATTTTCGATACCCTGACATCCCAGTACACAAAATTGTAGCCTACATGTCCCCAACTACGTCACATCTTGTCCCCTTACCTTTATATATGTCCCATCTATAGGAGAGAGGGTGTGCGCGAGAAAAAGAGGGCGAATTTTGGGCATGGGGTGGGATTAAGGGCGATAGGAAGAAAGAAAGTTGTGTCACAATGTGTATTTGATTACTGTTATCATGGAGAAAAGGTCTCATTGTTGCAGGTAAGTAACAATCGTGCACTTGTAGGCAAGTTTAACTACCTAGATTACGTTGCGTAGTTGTTTCAATTGCATTCTCGCTTGTGTTTCTGGAAAAATAAAACAGTAAGTAGGCTAACCACTGCATGTCCTTAATTCAGATACCGCTGTCATTAGTTTTCCGAGTAGAAGACAAGGGTTCCACATACGGATGAGGGAAATTGTGAATGACGTGCACAATCTTCCTTACAAAAAAAGATTGGAGTCAgactgcagttagagtgcagtataactgtagTATGCTGCAAATACTGGGTCCAAAATAAAAACCTAATTTTTACTGCAGTAATTTTGCTGTGTAGATATTCTGCAATCACCgcgtccaaaataccacagtcgactGCAGTTTCAAAACGGAAATATTTTTTGTAAGGGTTTCCTGTTGTTCAATATCAATTTCAATGAATGATACACAACCATTTATTCTGGAAAGATATACATGATTTTAGTACAACTTTTAGTACAAGACTAATCCTATCGTTTATCAAAATCAAAGGGTGGTTTATGTTTTTGTCGTTATTTTAGTCTTTGCAAACATCATGTCGACTTCATTGGCTGTCAGTCCTTGCCATTGCTCCAtttatgaatttgagagtagttTCCCTCAGATGACTAAATAGTGGCTGTGTCAGGCTGTTGATTTTGCCCCATGCCTTTTTTGTGCCTTGTTTCTCAAAGGTTTACCGCATCGAGGTGAAACTGATACTCCGATAGCAAATCCTTCTGGCCACTGGTTGGCGTCATACACCACGAATGTCTATATTTACGTTCTCTTCCAACGCGCACACTCATATTCTAGGGTCCACCCCGCGCCATACACCTGTCCTACCTGCACAATTATCTGGATGACAAAATAACCGCGTTTCTTTCAGACAGAAATTGTTTCTCATCAAGTAAGCAACCAGGTTAATTCCCAACGTCCACTGTGTGTATTTGGCTTTTCTTTTAAAAACGTTAGTCTACCTGTATGATACATCATGGAGAAAAGACCAATCAAATTTGGGATTATTCTTACTTTGGCTGTTTCAGGTATGGCAGAAacgtatctatctatctatctatctatctatctatctatctatctatctatctatctatctatctatctatctatctatctatctatctatctatctatctatctattcttcCATGCATCTTAATGTGTTGATTATACAAAAATATGTAGCCTATAACACATTTACACATTACATTTCTTTAAAGACTTCTATTGTAGGGCAGAgattcccaaccaggggtactaagACCCCTGGAGGTACTCGGCCTATCCACAGAGGGTagttgagaagactcatgagaccataggcctactggtaaaatgcacatgagggtTTACTTCAGGAGTACTCCGGGTAGAGAAAAATTCTGTTGGTGaaacagtaaccaaaaaaggttgggaaccactgttgcaTGGTAAGCATTGGACTGTGTTGTACTGTAACCTACACTTCTTAAACACCTACActtgttctggctcgtggtggcccaacacccaattaagacactttatgttggtgtttcttttattttgtcagttacctgtatctaAGTAAATCATACTTTGTGGTTTACGGAGAGTCAAACCTTATCAGCACACAACCAGAATACCACTTTTTCATGATTCTCTTATCCACGGCTGCTCTGGA
The window above is part of the Oncorhynchus masou masou isolate Uvic2021 chromosome 30, UVic_Omas_1.1, whole genome shotgun sequence genome. Proteins encoded here:
- the LOC135522156 gene encoding uncharacterized protein LOC135522156, with product MCSSWMQVTFLLAHLIVAGAVVYQYPGSLTVAEGTNVTFHCDISEMGGECSYIVWVQVGPMRKLTLWPQKTYSVHTNTACLLNIINANRTSVGIFYCALLNGAMLNMGNGSVLEVSDPITSEATLEVLVPMDWQEAPSSPVPLLCLVSGLDPSQARVYWEVEGKVQSSERLPEVQSEKPATVRVQLSVPGHTWAEGKEITCVMESTSGVKMNKTVSRMGMERSRQGMFLAISLGGMCILLSIVVIVITLYVCRLRHDPRKKIFQAYEHNQDGAQGLTEVQYASLKFGAGRGRHLPTAAAKNRQYK